Genomic segment of Acidobacteriota bacterium:
CGGGCGACACATTCGAAGGGCACGACCTCGGCCTTGCGGGTGAGAATCGTGCGGCCCCGTAGCTGCTCCGCGCTGCCGGCGAGCTCCGGCGCCAGCTCTCCTAGTGCCACGGCGTCCAGGGAGGTGGCCAGCAGATGATTGGGCATCACCTCCTCCAGCCGCCGGAACCAGAAATTGGACAGCTGGGTGAGGATCTTGCCCTTGTCCGGAATCCCCGGCCGCAGAACGTGATCGTAGGCTGAGAGGCGATCGCTGGCGACGATGAGCAGGCGCTCACCCGCTCCCGTCTCGCTCAGGTCATAGACGTCCCGTACCTTGCCCCGGCGCGGCGGTGCCAGGCCCGGGAGGTCGGTATGCCAGAGAATCTCGTTCATGGAGCAGCTCCTGAGGTGGCGGTGGGGGAGTCTTGGGCGGTTGGAAAAGCGGCCTTCGGGCTAGCACGATGCGAGCCTACATGCTGCTCAGGCGGCGGTCGGAAAACTCTCGGTCCAGATGCTCCAGCAGCCGGCCTTCAGGGAGAGGAGTTTCTTCCACCGACTCCGCATCATCGGCCCCCACCACCTCGTAGATGGCCAGGTCGTCGAGGCCCTTGAGGCGGGCGATACCGAGCTTGCGCAGCGCTACCCGCATCATCCTTCCGGGCTCCTCCTCCAGCTCCAGCGCCAGGTAGCCTTGACCGCCGACGGTGCAGCGCCGCAGCTCGAAGGGCTCGACGTCGGAGTCCACCTCGGCAACGAAGCGGCCGGTGGCGACGATGCCCTCGTTGACCAGATGGCCATTGCGGTTGATGTAGGCGAAGAATTGCCGCCCTTCCTGATGCTTGTCCACCAGCTCCACGTTGCGGTCCATCATGGGAGCGAAGAAGCGGTGCACGGTGGCTTCCGGATAGCCCTGGCTGATGAGCATGTTCTTGATCTCATCGATCTCCCGGCTCACCTTGCCGGTGGTGAGGCGGGAGAGCTCCACCACGCCGTGACCGAAGAATTCGTAGCGATCCGCCTCCGAGATCACGTCCTGGGTGCGCAGCGGCACCAGCCGGTAGCTACTGAAATTGAGAGCGATGCGCAGGCCGCGGTTGAAGGGGAAGCCCTCGCCCACCGCCTGGCGGTAGATGTGCTGCAATCGGACCGCGCAGGGCAAGAGCTCCCGCGGATGACGGCTGGAGAAGAAGGCCCCGTCGCCAAGGTATTTCTCCAACTTCATGCGGTGGTTGTCCGCCAGCCGGTGGATTCGCCGCTGGAAGCTGAACATGGCGCGAAAGCTCTGGTCCTGGGCTTCTGCGCCGGCGAGGCGGAGCACCGAGACCAGGGCGGAGAAGTCGGTGATGTCATAGACCAGGCCGAAACGCTGCACCACCGGATCCACCACCCAGGGGGCCATGAAGTCCAACGGCCGGGTGGCGGCGGATAGCAGCATGTGTTGGCCGCTGGCGCCGGGGCGCGAAGCACTGGAAGGGGTACACACCATGCTGCCGTCCTCCTGGCGGTAAACCAGCACCGCATGGCGCCGCAGCAGGTGGTAGAGCTCGAACTCCTTGAGCTTGAGCAGCAGGTTCTCCCACACCGCTACTTGCTGCGGGCTCAGGAGGCGCTCCGCGTCATACCCTTCGAGGCCGGCGAGGTAGGAAACATAGCCGCTACGCCGCAGCAACCGCGCCGAGTCCTCTCCGGATTCGGGCTTCACCAGGTGGCGCACGGTGTGGCCGAGAAGGGGATTGCGCTCCATCTGTTCCCCGTGCCATTGCTCCAGGGCCTGCAAGCGCTTGCGCAGATCCCGGCCGTCGATACCCAGGCAGCCGGTGAAATAGCTGCTCAACTCGTCCAGGGTGTGGCTGATGTAGTCCTCGGTGAAGATCAGCACATTGTCGAGCATGCGCCGCAACAGGCGAGAGAAGAGCTCCTCCTCGACCTCTTCCGTATCCGTCGCCAGCCGTTGGACCAGGTCATAGGTGGTGGAGAGGAGGCGATCCTGATAGCGGTCGAAGACTCGATATTTGATCGAGTCGCCGAGATTGCGTTCGCCGCCGACGCCCATCCTGCGGACACGCCGGGGGGTCTGCTTGAGGCAGCGGGCGATGTCGTGGGAGTGCAGTAGCCAGAAGACTTCGGGGAATTGCCGCCCGTGACTCGACAGGGTGACGTTCTCCAGCGCCCGTTCCAGGAAGCGCCGGTAGGTATCCCAGGCGGTGGAGTGCTGTCTGGCGTCGAAGCTGCGGCGCAGAACGCCGGCGATCTGCGCCTGCTCCTCCAGCTCGATGTAGGTAGCCAGGGAGTTGCGCAGCTCCTGGTAGGCACGGGAGAAGAGCACCGGATAGCCGCGCAGCGGGGTCGCCTCTTCATCCTCCAGGAAGACCCGCGGCGGTGGCGGCAGGAAGCGCTCCATCCCCGGCAGTAGCTGGCTCAGCTCCGCCGGATCCGAGGACAGGAAGTGGGTCGAGCCGCGAAGCGACTGAATGATGGACGATGCTGCCATGGACGGAGTGATTCCTCTCGTTCGAGGGGGAACGTATAGCATACCGCCGGTTCTGCGACCAGCGGCAAAAGCTGGAGTGCCGGCTGCTAGACTCCCCTGTGCCCCACACGGGAAGCGATTAGGACACGAAGAGCAGGACACGAAGAAAGGAACGGATCTCAGCGTGGTCGCCATCGGTATCGCCACCAAAGGCCGGCTCGTCGCCGACCTCATCGCCGTCGGCTGCTTCGAGGACGAAGCGCCGCCCACAGAGCGTCTGCCGGAAGAGCTGGGGCAGGCTGCCCTGGGGATCGCGCGGCGCCAGGGATGGAAGGGGCGGGACGGCCAGACCGGCGAGGCCACGGTTCCGCTGGATCGTCCCGGCCGCGGGCAAGCCGCCGGCCGCGATCAGGTGGTGAGCCTTTGGGGGCTGGGGAAACGCTCCCGATGGGATCGCCGGAGGCTCGAAGAGTGGCTCGATGAGGCCTTGCTCTATGCCCGCACCAACGGTGCTCGGCGGGCTGCAGTGGTGCCGCCGGAGCACGCCGAGACCCGCGGCCGGGACGCCGCGGCGCGGATGATTCGTCGGGCTCTGCTGTCCGAATACCGCTACGATCGCTATCTGCAAGTGCCGGACCTCAGCCAGCCGCGGCTGGGCAAGATCCTGCTGGTGGCTCCGGTGGGGGAGACCCGGCTGTTCCGGGACCAGCTGGATCGAGGCCGGGCCGCCGCCGCGGCGGTCACCGTCGCCCGGGATCTGTCCAACGCTCCGGCCAACGAGGCGACGCCGCGGCAGCTCGCCGAAGAGATGGAGAGCCTCGCCCTGAGCCACGGCTTCCACTGCCGGGTGCTAGGGCCCAAGGAGTTGAAGAAGCGTTCCATGGGCGGCATCCTGGCGGTGGGGCTGGGCTCCCGGCAGCCACCCTGCATGGTGCGCCTCGAACGCGACGACGGGTCCGAGGGAGGACCGTCGGTGGCCCTGGTGGGCAAGGGGGTGACCTTCGATTCCGGCGGCCTTTCCATCAAGCCCGCCAACGACATGACTTCGATGAAATACGACAAGGCCGGTGCCTGCTCAGCGCTGGGAGCGGCGCTGGGGGCGGCCCGGCTGGAGCTGCCGCTGAAGCTGCGGGTCTATCTGCCCCTGGCGGAGAATATGCCCGGCGGTGGTGCCTATCGTCCCAGCGATATCGTCCGCTGTGCCAACGGTAAGACGGTGGAGATCGTCAACACCGACGCCGAGGGCCGCCTGCTGCTGGCGGACGCCATGGCGTGGGCGGTGGAGGAGGGGGCGGAGAGCCTGGTGGAGCTGTCCACCCTCACCGGTGGAGCGGTGACCGCCCTGGGGGATGTGGGAGCACCCTTGTTCAGCGGCGACGACGGTCTGGCGGAGGAGCTCCTGGCCGCCGCCGGGCAGGCCGGTGAACGCCTCTGGCGCATGCCCCTTTGGCCCGAGTTCGTCGACTCCATGAAGGGCGAGCACGGCGATCTGCGCAACTCCGCCGGCTGCTCCGCCTCCCCGTGCACCGCCGCCGGATTTCTCGCCCACTTCGTCGGTGAGCTGAAGCGTTGGGCCCACCTGGACATCGCCGGCACCGCCCAGGCCGGCGGCAACGGAGAGGCCACCGGTTTCGGCGTGCCCACGGTGCTCGGATGGCTCGAAGAGCTGGCCCGATGACGCCGGAGGCCGCCGCCTCGTCCGCAGACCGCTCGGCCGGAGATGCGGGCACCGTCGAAGCCACGGCGTCCCCCTGCCTGCTCCGGGTACGGGGGTTGACCGTGCAATTCCCTTCCTCCCAAGGCCCGGTGACGGTGGTGGAGGATCTATCCTTCGACCTCGAGGCGGGGCGCTTCGTGGGACTGGTGGGAGAATCCGGTTCCGGCAAGAGCCTCACCGCCCTTTCCATCATGGGATTGGTTCCCGACCCCGGCCGCATCGCCGCCGGCGAGGTGCTCCTGGAAGGGGAGGACCTGCTGCGTCTGCCGCCGCGGCGTCTGCGGCGAGTTCGGGGTGCGCGGGTGGGGATGGTTTTCCAGGAGCCCATGACCGCTCTCAACCCGGTACTCACCATCGGTTTTCAGATCGAGGAAGCGGTACGCCTGCACCGCCGCATGTCTCGCTCCGCAGCGCAGCGGGAAGCGGAGCGCCTCCTCGATCTGGTGGCCATTCCCGACGCCCGCCGGCGCCTCAAGGACTACCCGCACCAACTCTCCGGCGGCCAGCGCCAGCGAGCGATGATCGCCATGGCGCTTGCCGGGCAGCCGGATCTCTTGCTGGCGGACGAGCCCACCACCGCCCTCGACGTGACCATCCAGGCGCAGATTCTCGAGCTGTTGCAGAGCCTGCGGGAGGAGCTGGGGCTGGCGGTCTTGCTGATCACCCACGACCTGGCGGTGGTGGCGGAGACCTGCGAGCGAGTGCTGGTGATGTATGCCGGAGAACTGGTGGAGGAGGCGCCGGTGGATCAACTCTTCCAGCGCCCGGACCATCCCTACACCCGCGGGCTGGTGGCGGCCTCCCCGCGCCTCGGCCAGCCCGCCGCCCGGGGTCAGCTGCCGACCATTCCGGGGCAGGTGCCGGAAGCGGGACACCGTCCCACCGGCTGTCCCTTCCATCCCCGCTGCCCGGAAGTGATGGAGATCTGCCGGCAGGAAGTGCCGCCGCTGGTACCCACTGGTAAGGGCGAGCATCGGAACCGGCGCCGGGCCCGCTGCTTCCTCCACGCCCCCGAAGCGGAAAGAAACGTGCAGCGATGAGCGTGCTGGTAGAAACCCGCGGCCTGAGCAAGCACTTCCCCATTCGCCGCGGCATCCTGCAGCGCCACCGCGGCGAGGTTCGTGCCCTGGACGGTGTCGACCTCGAGATTCGCCGCGGTGAGTGCTTCGCCCTGGTGGGGGAGTCCGGTTCCGGCAAGACCACTCTGGGCCGCTGCCTGGTTCGCCTCATCGAGCCCACCGCCGGCTCCATCTCCTTCGATGGCGAGGACTTGCTGGCTCTTTCCGGAGAATCCCTGCGGCGCCACCGGCGACGATTCCAGATGATCTTCCAGGATCCCTATGGTTCCCTCAATCCCCGCATGCGGGTGCAGCGCATCCTGGCGGAGCCGCTGGCGGTGCACGGCATCGTCGAACGCTCCCGGAGAGCGGAGCGCATCGGCGAGCTACTCGATACGGTAGGCCTGCCGCAACAGGCGATGGAGCGCTTTCCCCACGAATTCTCCGGCGGCCAGCGCCAGCGCATCGGTATCGCCCGAGCCCTTGCTACGGAGCCGGACTTTCTCATCGCCGACGAACCGGTTTCCGCTCTCGACGTTTCCGTGCGGGCGCAGATCGTCAACCTGCTGTACCATTTGCAGCAGCGGCTGGGGCTGACCCTGCTCTTCATCGGTCACGACCTGGCTCTGGTGGAGCAGATCGCGGACCGGGTTGCGGTCCTCTATCTCGGTCGGGTGGTGGAGGAAGCGGAGTGCTCCGAGCTCTTCCGGCGTCCTCTTCATCCCTATACCGTGAGCCTGTTGTCTGCGGTGCCGGTGGCGGACCCGAACAGCCGGCGCCGCCGCATCGTGCTGCGGGGAGATCCGCCGAGCCCGGCCTCGCCGCCGGGAGGTTGTCCGTTCCATCCCCGCTGCCCCATTGCACGGCCGCATTGCGCGCAGGACGACCCGCCCCTGGTAGACACCGGTGACGGCCGGCGGGTAGCCTGTCATTATGCAGGTGAGCTGACCGTCGGCGATCCGGTGGCGGCGCCTTGATTTGAATCTTCGAATGGACCCAATCCCGGGCGCAAGCGCCGCGGAGTGGAACATTTCATCGGCTGAGACGTAGCTTGATATAGAGGGCGGGAGGATTCCCGAACCCGCCGACAATCCCGACCAAGCGATCTCCGCGACATCTTTCTGAATGGAGGAGGAAGCATCCATGATTTCCCTGTTGACGAGCGCTCTGCGCCGCCATCGCTGGCTCGCCTGGGCCCCGCTGGCCGTCTTCGCCGTGCTCCCGGCGTGGGCGGAGGTTCTGCAGCTACACCAGCAGCCGGATTCCACGCCCCAGGGGGTCGAGCTGCGCACCGACGACGAGCAGCTCTACATGACCCTCGACGAGGCGGTGGAGATCGCCCTGCGCCGGAATCTCGCCCTCATCGCTCAGCGCTACGACCGGGCGCAGACCCGCGAGCTGATTCGCCAGGAGCTGGGCATCTACGATCTCACTCTGGCCGGCACGGCGGTCCTCAACGACGAGACCTCTCCCAGCGCTTCCGAGCTGGACGGTGCTGACGTTCGTGAGGACTCGCTCCAGGACTACACCTTTCGGATCAGCCAGCTGACCGTCTTCGGCGGTACCGCCACGCTGCAACTCAACGGTGGCCGATTCGAATCCAACGACTCCTTCCGGGAGATCAATCCGGAGTACAGCACCGACGCGCGGTTCATCCTCAACCAGCCGCTGCTGCGCAACTTCGGGCGGCTGGCTACGGAGCGCTCCCTGTTGGTGGCCCGCACCAACAGCGCCATCAGCCTGGAGGAATTCGAGCAGCAGGTCATCTCCACGGTGCAGCAGGTGGAGAACGCCTACTGGAACCTGGTGCAGGCGCGCAAGCAGCTGCAGGTGTCCCAGGAGAGCCTGGATCTCGCCCGCGAGCTCCACGAGCGCAACCGCATCCGCGTCGACGTCGGCACTCTGGCTCCCTTCGAGCTGGTGCAGAGCGAAGCCGGTATCGCCCGCCGGGAAGGTGACATCATTCGCGACCGGGCTGCCGTCGGCGACGCCGCCGACGAGCTGCTTCGGCTGCTCAACGTCGACGGCGGCACTTCTTGGGATCTGGAGGTGGTTCCGGAGACCGATCCCGCCGGTACCGAGGTGGAGGATGTCGACCTGGCGAAGGCCATCGACGTGGCGTTGGAGAATCGGTCCGAGCTGCAGCGCGGTCAGCTGATCGTCGATCGGCTGCAGCTCGACTCGGATTACTTCCAACGCCAGAAGCTGCCGCGCCTCGACCTCGAGGTGCGCTACAACACTTCCGGCATCGGCACCAGCTACAGTTCCGCCAACGACAGCACGACCGCCTTCGACTTCACCGGCTGGCAGGCGGTGGTCGAGTTCGGTATCCCGCTGCAAAACCGTACCGCCCGCGCCCAGAGCGCAGTGGCGGATCTGGCGTTGGAGCAGGGGCGAGTGCAGCTCTCCCAAACCGAGCAGGAAGTGATCACCGACGTGCGCAGCGCCGTGCGCCAGCTGGAGGCGGCGGCCCGTCAGGTGGACGCAGCCCGGGCCTCCAGCCGGGCCCAGGAGAAGAGCCTGGAAGCGGAGCGCAAGCGCTTCGAAAACGGCATGTCCACCAGCTTCCAGGTACTGCAGATTCAGGAAGACCTTTCCGCCGCCCAGAGTGCCGAGGTGCAGGCGGTGACCAACTATCGCACCCGCCTGGCAGACTACTACCGGGCCATTGGTCAGCTGCTCGCGACCCACGACATCGAGATCGACGACGTCGAAGAGTAGGAGGGCCTGAAGCCTCTGCAAACCCCGCGCCGCGAGCGATTATGCTCGCACGCAAATCCAGCAGCCCCGGGAGGAGCCATCATGGCCTCCCGGGGTTTTTGTATGGTCGCTGGAGAGCCCCACAACAGGCCCTTGCCGGGCCCTGGCGGGTATGTGCTTGGAGGAGAGATCCATTCGATCGAAAGCATATGCATCAGGTTCAATATAAAAAAAGTTATCGAACTTGACACGCTTTTGCCATCTGAGTGCACCTATACACTGGGGAACGGTTGTTTAGACAACTGCCCGTCTCAACCAGACCGTAAGGGAGTACAGAGATGTGGGATTGGCTTCTGGAACTGCACGCGTGGATCTTTGGGGGACAGAATTCGCTCGATGGCACGGACCCAGGAGGGGATGCAGGCCCGGGTTTTGATCCCAACGGCTAGTGGCAGAACGACATGATGTCGTCTTGCAGACAAAGG
This window contains:
- a CDS encoding leucyl aminopeptidase family protein, whose amino-acid sequence is MVAIGIATKGRLVADLIAVGCFEDEAPPTERLPEELGQAALGIARRQGWKGRDGQTGEATVPLDRPGRGQAAGRDQVVSLWGLGKRSRWDRRRLEEWLDEALLYARTNGARRAAVVPPEHAETRGRDAAARMIRRALLSEYRYDRYLQVPDLSQPRLGKILLVAPVGETRLFRDQLDRGRAAAAAVTVARDLSNAPANEATPRQLAEEMESLALSHGFHCRVLGPKELKKRSMGGILAVGLGSRQPPCMVRLERDDGSEGGPSVALVGKGVTFDSGGLSIKPANDMTSMKYDKAGACSALGAALGAARLELPLKLRVYLPLAENMPGGGAYRPSDIVRCANGKTVEIVNTDAEGRLLLADAMAWAVEEGAESLVELSTLTGGAVTALGDVGAPLFSGDDGLAEELLAAAGQAGERLWRMPLWPEFVDSMKGEHGDLRNSAGCSASPCTAAGFLAHFVGELKRWAHLDIAGTAQAGGNGEATGFGVPTVLGWLEELAR
- a CDS encoding ABC transporter ATP-binding protein, translating into MTPEAAASSADRSAGDAGTVEATASPCLLRVRGLTVQFPSSQGPVTVVEDLSFDLEAGRFVGLVGESGSGKSLTALSIMGLVPDPGRIAAGEVLLEGEDLLRLPPRRLRRVRGARVGMVFQEPMTALNPVLTIGFQIEEAVRLHRRMSRSAAQREAERLLDLVAIPDARRRLKDYPHQLSGGQRQRAMIAMALAGQPDLLLADEPTTALDVTIQAQILELLQSLREELGLAVLLITHDLAVVAETCERVLVMYAGELVEEAPVDQLFQRPDHPYTRGLVAASPRLGQPAARGQLPTIPGQVPEAGHRPTGCPFHPRCPEVMEICRQEVPPLVPTGKGEHRNRRRARCFLHAPEAERNVQR
- a CDS encoding oligopeptide/dipeptide ABC transporter ATP-binding protein; protein product: MSVLVETRGLSKHFPIRRGILQRHRGEVRALDGVDLEIRRGECFALVGESGSGKTTLGRCLVRLIEPTAGSISFDGEDLLALSGESLRRHRRRFQMIFQDPYGSLNPRMRVQRILAEPLAVHGIVERSRRAERIGELLDTVGLPQQAMERFPHEFSGGQRQRIGIARALATEPDFLIADEPVSALDVSVRAQIVNLLYHLQQRLGLTLLFIGHDLALVEQIADRVAVLYLGRVVEEAECSELFRRPLHPYTVSLLSAVPVADPNSRRRRIVLRGDPPSPASPPGGCPFHPRCPIARPHCAQDDPPLVDTGDGRRVACHYAGELTVGDPVAAP
- a CDS encoding TolC family protein, producing the protein MISLLTSALRRHRWLAWAPLAVFAVLPAWAEVLQLHQQPDSTPQGVELRTDDEQLYMTLDEAVEIALRRNLALIAQRYDRAQTRELIRQELGIYDLTLAGTAVLNDETSPSASELDGADVREDSLQDYTFRISQLTVFGGTATLQLNGGRFESNDSFREINPEYSTDARFILNQPLLRNFGRLATERSLLVARTNSAISLEEFEQQVISTVQQVENAYWNLVQARKQLQVSQESLDLARELHERNRIRVDVGTLAPFELVQSEAGIARREGDIIRDRAAVGDAADELLRLLNVDGGTSWDLEVVPETDPAGTEVEDVDLAKAIDVALENRSELQRGQLIVDRLQLDSDYFQRQKLPRLDLEVRYNTSGIGTSYSSANDSTTAFDFTGWQAVVEFGIPLQNRTARAQSAVADLALEQGRVQLSQTEQEVITDVRSAVRQLEAAARQVDAARASSRAQEKSLEAERKRFENGMSTSFQVLQIQEDLSAAQSAEVQAVTNYRTRLADYYRAIGQLLATHDIEIDDVEE